The proteins below are encoded in one region of Oryzias melastigma strain HK-1 linkage group LG7, ASM292280v2, whole genome shotgun sequence:
- the si:ch211-150o23.3 gene encoding uncharacterized protein si:ch211-150o23.3, translating to MRTFLRILLTGLLGSLWDGVAAFGGVRLVNGNNKCSGRVEVLRHEQWGTVCDHGWDVQEANVVCLELGCGLAESASRGAEFGPGSGEIVLHHVQCSGHESSLTRCAVVLHSTSYCTHENDAGVRCSGTLLMPSLSLLSPHTVFSPGEAVRFRCSVLLRHHLSDFHLYKHGVSTPLVTQRADQSQIGVELTLSDLETFHQGSYSCRYSIKGGFPSRLLSSPPSNSINITVVELLTPHHWYNTSSEAPAGSVIKGQSFNITCSTLQQYPGGSFQLRLIRSNGTVRQSLPALSQSVTFTFSNAQTSNEGYYYCLYRVQLGGRTFVSRESQPLPIAVRDPDPLLSPMVISWLVSGLTFIIAVIIIITVAKVLCHKERKPSELERETRTCVDNTYVALSINKL from the exons ATGCGGACATTCCTCCGTATCCTTCTGACAG GCCTATTAGGTTCTCTGTGGGATGGAGTAGCAGCTTTTG GTGGGGTCAGACTTGTCAACGGCAACAACAAGTGTTCTGGTAGAGTTGAAGTCCTCCGCCATGAGCAGTGGGGGACTGTCTGTGACCATGGCTGGGATGTCCAAGAAGCAAACGTGGTGTGCTTGGAACTGGGTTGTGGTTTAGCTGAATCTGCCAGTCGTGGGGCAGAATTTGGTCCAGGCAGCGGAGAGATTGTCCTGCACCACGTTCAGTGTTCAGGACATGAGTCGAGTTTGACCCGCTGTGCTGTTGTCCTCCATAGCACTTCTTATTGCACCCACGAGAATGATGCAGGTGTGAGATGTTCAG GTACCCTGTTAATGCCCAGCCTCTCCTTATTGTCACCTCACACTGTGTTCTCTCCGGGGGAGGCTGTCCGCTTTCGCTGCAGCGTTCTGCTGCGTCACCACCTCAGCGACTTCCACCTGTACAAACATGGCGTTTCTACCCCGCTGGTCACTCAGAGGGCCGACCAGTCTCAAATCGGAGTGGAGCTCACACTGTCTGACTTAGAGACTTTCCACCAGGGCAGTTACAGCTGCCGGTACAGCATAAAGGGAGGCTTCCCGTCTCGGCTGCTCAGCTCTCCACCCAGTAATTCCATCAACATCACTGTGG TGGAACTTCTGACCCCTCATCACTGGTACAACACTTCCTCCGAAGCCCCAGCCGGCTCCGTCATCAAAGGGCAGAGTTTTAACATCACCTGCTCCACCTTGCAGCAGTACCCCGGTGGCTCTTTCCAGCTTCGATTGATCCGCTCCAACGGGACTGTGCGCCAATCACTGCCTGCCCTCTCCCAgtctgtcactttcaccttctcCAACGCCCAGACTTCCAACGAGGGATACTATTACTGCCTGTACCGGGTCCAGCTGGGAGGACGCACGTTTGTGTCCAGGGAAAGCCAGCCTCTGCCTATAGCTGTGAGAG ATCCTGATCCATTACTGAGCCCCATGGTGATCAGCTGGCTGGTGTCTGGCCTGACATTCATCATAGCTGTCATCATTATAATCACTGTGGCTAAAGTCCTGTGTCACAAAGAGAGGAAGCCCTCCGAGCTGGAGCGGGAGACCAGAACTT gtgTGGACAACACTTATGTTGCCTTATCAATTAACAAGCTATGA